One Falsihalocynthiibacter arcticus DNA segment encodes these proteins:
- a CDS encoding ABC transporter ATP-binding protein, with protein MADLKLTNIVKSYGNTNVLKDINLTIKTGELIVFVGPSGCGKSTLLRMVAGLERITSGSLEIDGTVVNDVPPAERGIAMVFQSYALYPHMTVRDNMAFALGIAKMPKAEINIAVNRAAEKLQLTDYLDRLPKALSGGQRQRVAIGRAIVRDPKVYLFDEPLSNLDAALRVATRIEIAQLKEAMPDSTMIYVTHDQVEAMTLATRIVVLANKGISQVGTPLELYERPENEFVAQFIGSPAMNLIAGEIVGTGAQTTIALSDDTRAVSNVPTRPEDMGKKVNVGVRPEDLVPAENIPVYKGSVAITEALGEVTLLYFHKDGRDETFVAKLPGIQQVSKGAVVTLTAPPEKIHVFHEGRSLLYRD; from the coding sequence ATGGCAGATCTCAAATTAACGAACATTGTCAAATCCTACGGCAATACGAATGTCCTTAAGGATATCAACCTGACCATTAAAACCGGTGAATTAATTGTATTTGTTGGCCCGTCGGGATGCGGAAAATCAACGCTTTTACGCATGGTTGCGGGGCTTGAGCGAATCACATCGGGGTCACTCGAAATCGACGGAACTGTCGTGAATGATGTGCCGCCAGCGGAACGTGGGATTGCCATGGTGTTTCAATCCTATGCGCTTTATCCGCATATGACGGTACGCGATAACATGGCTTTTGCCCTCGGCATTGCCAAGATGCCAAAGGCGGAAATTAACATCGCCGTAAATAGGGCCGCCGAGAAGCTCCAGCTGACCGACTATTTGGATCGGTTGCCAAAAGCACTCTCTGGCGGGCAGCGGCAACGGGTGGCGATTGGACGGGCGATTGTGCGCGATCCAAAGGTATATTTGTTTGACGAGCCGCTCTCAAACCTTGATGCGGCCCTGCGGGTGGCGACACGGATTGAGATTGCCCAACTCAAAGAGGCGATGCCCGATAGCACGATGATTTATGTGACCCATGATCAGGTGGAAGCCATGACTTTGGCAACGCGGATTGTGGTTCTGGCCAACAAGGGCATTTCGCAAGTTGGTACGCCACTTGAGTTGTATGAGCGGCCCGAGAACGAATTCGTGGCGCAGTTTATCGGCTCGCCCGCGATGAATTTGATTGCGGGCGAAATCGTCGGGACGGGGGCGCAGACCACGATTGCCTTGAGTGATGACACACGGGCGGTGTCCAATGTGCCAACACGTCCTGAAGATATGGGTAAGAAGGTTAATGTCGGGGTACGTCCGGAGGACCTTGTGCCAGCGGAGAATATTCCAGTTTATAAGGGGTCAGTTGCCATCACTGAAGCGCTTGGCGAGGTCACATTGCTGTATTTTCATAAGGATGGCCGTGACGAAACCTTCGTCGCTAAATTGCCCGGAATTCAGCAGGTTTCAAAGGGGGCAGTCGTCACATTAACCGCACCGCCCGAGAAAATCCATGTCTTCCACGAGGGACGTTCGTTGCTTTATCGGGACTAG
- a CDS encoding ABC transporter permease subunit, producing the protein MDNIAGVKSRLTWVVNLSVLVLVVLWTIPTFGLLVSSFRDRDQISTSGWWTSLSAGERNLTLRGADPDTAVEDGDGWLISGSLFPEPAVVTAFGINANRPTEFAPGDVAERQGAFIRVEPDGAYQITSLEKPAGSRGVRIFVTSLEQPKFTLDNYRNVLFSEGIGRSFINTFTVTIPATIIPILIAAFAAYALAWMEFPGRSLLIATVVGLLVVPLQMALIPLLKLHNEIGIGKDYLGIWLAHTGFGLPMAIYLLRNYIAGLPREIIESARVDGATDFDIFRKIVLPLSFPALASFAIFQFLWVWNDLLVATVFLGNNEDQLVMTGRLRELLGSRGGDWEILAASAFVSIAVPLGVFFGLQKYLVRGLLSGSVKGG; encoded by the coding sequence GTGGATAATATTGCTGGTGTGAAATCGCGTCTGACGTGGGTCGTGAATCTTTCGGTTTTGGTACTCGTGGTTCTCTGGACAATTCCGACTTTTGGCTTGCTGGTCAGCTCCTTTCGGGACCGTGATCAAATCTCGACATCCGGTTGGTGGACGTCGCTATCGGCGGGCGAGCGCAACCTAACGCTGCGCGGTGCTGACCCAGATACGGCCGTTGAGGACGGCGACGGATGGCTTATCTCGGGCAGTCTTTTTCCAGAGCCCGCCGTCGTCACCGCCTTCGGGATTAACGCAAATCGCCCGACTGAATTCGCGCCCGGAGACGTCGCGGAACGGCAAGGGGCCTTCATTCGGGTTGAGCCCGACGGGGCCTATCAAATCACGTCACTTGAAAAACCAGCAGGCTCGCGGGGGGTCCGCATTTTTGTAACCTCCCTTGAACAACCCAAATTTACTTTAGATAACTATCGTAACGTATTGTTTTCAGAGGGAATAGGGCGAAGCTTCATCAACACGTTTACCGTGACAATCCCCGCAACGATCATCCCAATCCTCATTGCGGCATTTGCTGCCTATGCCCTTGCGTGGATGGAGTTTCCGGGGCGATCGCTCTTGATTGCGACGGTCGTTGGGCTGTTGGTGGTGCCGCTTCAAATGGCTCTGATCCCCTTGCTCAAATTGCACAATGAGATCGGGATTGGCAAAGATTACCTCGGCATTTGGCTTGCCCATACGGGCTTTGGCCTCCCCATGGCAATCTACCTTTTACGTAATTATATCGCGGGGTTACCGCGAGAAATTATTGAAAGTGCCCGCGTTGATGGTGCCACGGATTTCGATATTTTTCGTAAAATCGTCTTGCCTCTGTCCTTTCCGGCCCTCGCAAGTTTCGCGATTTTCCAATTCTTATGGGTGTGGAACGATTTGCTTGTGGCGACGGTTTTCCTTGGCAACAACGAAGATCAATTGGTGATGACGGGGCGTCTGCGCGAACTTTTGGGCAGTCGAGGGGGGGATTGGGAAATCCTTGCCGCCTCGGCCTTTGTCTCCATTGCGGTACCGCTCGGCGTCTTTTTTGGGCTTCAAAAATACCTCGTCCGTGGGTTGCTCTCGGGCTCAGTCAAAGGTGGATAA